CTGCGCCGCTGGCATGCTCATGTCACCCACGCAGCGCAGTTGGGCGCAGACGGTGGGCTGGCGCGCTACCGCCTGGTGCTCGAACCCTGGCTCGCATTCCTGCGCCACCGCCGCACCAGCCGCATCTTTCAGGATCAAAGCGCGCTGGACGTCGTGCAGGCTGTATTGGGTGATTACCCGGTCGCCCGCTTCGATGTGCGGGTCGCAAACGCCGGCACCATCGCCCCGCGCCCGCTGATCACCCAGTACCGCGAAACGGATTTCGATTTTGTCCAGCGGCTGCTCGCGGAAGAAGGGCTGTCGTACTGGTTTGAACATGCGGAGAGTGGTGACGAACACCGCTTGGTCATCGCCGACCCCGCGGCTGATTGGCCGGCCTGCCCGCAGGCGAGCGTGCGCTTCACCCGCCTCTCCGCCACCGACAGCGCCGACGCGATCCATAGCTTTGGCGCCTGGCGCGAAGTGCGCAGCACACAGGTCACCCTTTCCGCATGGGACGACACCGCGCTGGTCGCCACCGCCGCGCAACAAACCAGCGCCTGGCCGGCTGGCGAGTTGCCGGCGCTTGAACAGTATTTCGGCGAGGGCGAGCGCCGCTACGCCGATTCTGCGGCTGCCGAACGCATGGCCGGCTTGCGCATGCAGGCGCAGGAACGCGCGGTGAAGACCTGGGCCGGGGAATCGTCCGTGCGGGTGTTTGCGCCGGCGCAGCGCTTCACGTTGGTCGATCACGACGCCTTTGGCGGCCTGTCGGG
This region of Niveibacterium umoris genomic DNA includes:
- a CDS encoding type VI secretion system Vgr family protein, whose amino-acid sequence is MLSLDTLIAALPGLDAFYRALSQHARLLELKTPLAADTLLPERFAGREALSETFCFDLDCLSPSAHIDLKPLIGECVTLSLRQADGSLRRWHAHVTHAAQLGADGGLARYRLVLEPWLAFLRHRRTSRIFQDQSALDVVQAVLGDYPVARFDVRVANAGTIAPRPLITQYRETDFDFVQRLLAEEGLSYWFEHAESGDEHRLVIADPAADWPACPQASVRFTRLSATDSADAIHSFGAWREVRSTQVTLSAWDDTALVATAAQQTSAWPAGELPALEQYFGEGERRYADSAAAERMAGLRMQAQERAVKTWAGESSVRVFAPAQRFTLVDHDAFGGLSGRDPKLTVLWVEHEAANNLDSDARELLTVVGVERGTYRNRFAALPAAVPIVPDMPARPRAPGSHTARVVGVEGETVSTTRDHRIKIQFPWQRGAAPTP